A section of the Dermacoccus nishinomiyaensis genome encodes:
- the aroA gene encoding 3-phosphoshikimate 1-carboxyvinyltransferase, with product MTSGSTSARAAGLDMKNSDMTTTAATSAASANPTSDWPAPRADRPVVGAFSVPGSKSLTNRYLVLAALADDDSLLRAPLRSRDTLLMAQALRAMGVQVEDVPGDSPEGDDWHVTPAPFRGPAQVDCGLAGTVMRFLPPVAALADGPVAFDGDEHARNRPMGPVLQALADLGVRIDDDSRRALPFTVHGTGAVTGGRVEVNASTSSQFVSALLLSGARFDEGVTIVHTGATLPSIPHIDMTVEVLRDAGVVIEVGDDVDADGRGSYAWSVEPSDIRALDVMVEPDLSNAAPFLAAAAVTGGEVFMADWPTFTTQPGDHIRGVLERMGCKVTLDRDGLRVRGPESGRLRGIDVDLTEASELTPVVVALCALADGGSRIRGVAHIRGHETDRLAALSREFTAIGAQVHETEDGLVITPVPREVLHGGLFHTYDDHRMAMAAAVVGLVVDGIVVENVGTTAKTLPHFDRRWEALLDGTSAAHEPALQRTV from the coding sequence ATGACCTCCGGCAGTACGAGCGCTCGCGCAGCGGGCCTCGACATGAAGAACTCCGACATGACGACCACCGCCGCGACGAGCGCCGCTTCCGCGAACCCGACGAGCGACTGGCCCGCACCTCGCGCGGACCGGCCGGTCGTCGGCGCGTTCAGCGTCCCCGGCTCGAAGTCCCTGACGAACCGCTACCTCGTCCTCGCCGCCCTCGCCGACGACGACTCTCTCCTGCGGGCGCCGTTGCGCTCGCGCGACACCCTCCTCATGGCGCAAGCACTGCGCGCGATGGGCGTCCAGGTCGAGGACGTGCCCGGAGACTCCCCCGAGGGCGACGACTGGCACGTCACTCCTGCACCCTTTCGGGGCCCCGCACAGGTCGACTGCGGCCTCGCCGGCACCGTCATGCGCTTCCTCCCGCCGGTCGCCGCCCTCGCGGACGGGCCGGTCGCCTTCGACGGCGACGAGCACGCCCGCAATCGCCCCATGGGTCCTGTCCTGCAGGCCCTCGCCGACCTCGGCGTCCGCATCGACGACGACAGCCGCCGCGCACTGCCGTTCACCGTCCACGGCACCGGAGCCGTCACGGGCGGGCGCGTCGAGGTCAACGCCTCGACGAGTTCGCAGTTCGTCTCCGCACTGCTGCTCTCCGGCGCGCGCTTCGACGAGGGCGTGACGATCGTCCACACCGGCGCAACGCTGCCGAGCATCCCCCACATCGACATGACGGTCGAGGTGCTGCGTGACGCGGGCGTCGTCATCGAGGTCGGTGACGACGTCGACGCCGACGGGCGCGGCAGCTACGCGTGGAGCGTCGAACCCAGCGACATCCGCGCGCTCGACGTCATGGTCGAGCCCGACCTGTCGAACGCTGCCCCCTTCCTCGCGGCGGCCGCCGTCACGGGTGGCGAGGTGTTCATGGCCGACTGGCCGACGTTCACGACGCAGCCGGGCGATCACATCCGTGGCGTTCTCGAGCGCATGGGCTGCAAGGTGACGCTCGATCGTGACGGTCTGCGTGTGCGCGGCCCCGAAAGCGGTCGTCTGCGGGGCATCGACGTCGACCTCACCGAAGCGTCCGAGCTGACGCCCGTCGTCGTCGCCCTGTGCGCGCTCGCCGACGGTGGCAGCCGCATCCGCGGCGTCGCCCACATCCGCGGCCACGAGACCGATCGGCTCGCGGCGCTCTCGCGCGAGTTCACGGCGATCGGGGCGCAGGTGCACGAGACCGAGGACGGTCTCGTCATCACCCCGGTGCCGCGAGAAGTGCTGCACGGCGGGCTGTTCCACACGTACGACGATCACCGCATGGCGATGGCGGCTGCGGTCGTCGGGCTCGTCGTCGACGGCATCGTCGTCGAGAACGTCGGCACGACCGCCAAGACGCTGCCGCACTTCGACCGGCGGTGGGAGGCGCTGCTCGACGGCACGAGTGCGGCGCACGAGCCGGCGCTGCAGCGGACGGTCTGA
- the rsgA gene encoding ribosome small subunit-dependent GTPase A: protein MASRNWSESDVRVRPNRKGSRPRTKDRPKHADAVIGMVTGVDRGRWSVLLDGRQITAMRARELTRTPIVVGDRVALVGDTSGHEGSLARIVRVEERSSVLRRTADDTDPYERVIVANADQLVMVTAVANPEPRTGLIDRCLVAAYDAGLDPLLALTKADLGDPAPFLANYADLDVPHSVTSAHELSDAQRDELIASGGRVARDLDGLDDLRARLAGRVSVLVGHSGVGKSTLVNALVPDAARTTGHVNDVTGRGRHTSTSAIALELPGPEGGWIIDTPGIRSFGLAHIDPTTIVDHFPELAPGTAECPRGCSHDEADCALDAYVAAGHAGTTGPARLASLRRLLRSRHVPDKDEHLERR from the coding sequence ATGGCGAGTCGCAACTGGAGTGAGTCCGACGTGCGCGTGCGCCCCAACCGCAAGGGATCTCGGCCCCGCACGAAGGATCGCCCCAAGCACGCCGACGCCGTCATCGGCATGGTGACGGGTGTCGACCGCGGCCGCTGGTCGGTCCTGCTCGACGGACGGCAGATCACGGCGATGCGCGCCCGCGAGCTGACGCGCACGCCCATCGTCGTCGGTGACCGTGTTGCGCTCGTCGGCGACACGAGCGGTCACGAGGGCTCGCTCGCGCGCATCGTGCGCGTCGAGGAACGCTCGAGCGTGCTTCGCCGCACCGCCGACGACACCGACCCGTACGAGCGCGTCATCGTCGCGAACGCCGACCAGCTCGTCATGGTGACGGCGGTCGCGAACCCCGAGCCGCGGACCGGCCTCATCGACCGCTGCCTCGTCGCCGCCTACGACGCGGGGCTCGACCCGCTGCTCGCGCTGACGAAGGCCGACCTTGGCGACCCGGCGCCGTTCCTCGCGAATTACGCCGACCTCGACGTGCCGCACAGCGTCACGTCGGCGCACGAGCTGAGCGACGCCCAACGGGACGAGCTGATCGCGTCCGGTGGTCGTGTCGCCCGTGACCTCGACGGTCTCGACGACCTGCGCGCCCGCCTCGCCGGGCGTGTCAGCGTCCTCGTCGGGCACTCCGGCGTCGGCAAGTCGACACTCGTCAACGCCCTCGTTCCGGATGCCGCGCGCACGACCGGCCACGTCAACGACGTGACGGGACGCGGGCGCCACACCTCGACGTCGGCGATCGCCCTCGAACTTCCCGGGCCGGAGGGCGGCTGGATCATCGACACCCCCGGCATTCGTTCGTTCGGCCTCGCACACATCGACCCGACGACGATCGTCGACCACTTCCCTGAGCTCGCCCCCGGCACTGCCGAATGCCCACGCGGCTGCTCGCACGACGAGGCAGACTGCGCGCTCGACGCCTACGTCGCCGCGGGTCACGCCGGCACGACGGGCCCGGCGCGCCTGGCGTCGTTGCGTCGTCTGCTGCGCTCGCGCCACGTGCCCGACAAGGACGAGCACCTCGAGCGACGCTGA
- the hisN gene encoding histidinol-phosphatase, whose protein sequence is MSDTLRDPSPYHDDLRLAHVLADSVEEITMSRFGAADLQVESKPDLTPVTEADREAERVIRENLKRARPRDAIKGEEFGTSGDADRLWIIDPIDGTKNYVRGVPVWATLIALVDAGTPVVGLVAAPALHRRWWAAQGTGAWTGRSLTSATSISVSKVDRLADASLSYSSFNGWAERGKDMDLFRLSKECWRSRAYGDFFSHMLVAQGSVDIAPEPELEDYDMAALVPIVTEAGGRFTGLDGRPGCWSGNGVSTNGLLHDEVLARLGDDSPAPSLIPGE, encoded by the coding sequence ATGAGCGACACCCTGCGCGACCCCAGCCCGTACCACGACGACCTGCGCCTGGCCCACGTCCTCGCCGACTCGGTCGAAGAGATCACGATGTCGCGCTTCGGCGCCGCCGACCTGCAGGTCGAGTCGAAACCCGACCTCACCCCCGTGACGGAGGCCGACCGCGAGGCCGAACGCGTCATCCGCGAGAACCTCAAGCGCGCGCGCCCGCGCGACGCCATCAAGGGTGAGGAATTCGGCACGAGCGGCGACGCCGATCGGCTGTGGATCATCGACCCCATCGACGGGACGAAGAACTACGTGCGCGGTGTGCCCGTCTGGGCGACCCTCATCGCCCTCGTCGACGCGGGCACGCCCGTCGTCGGTCTCGTCGCCGCACCCGCACTGCACCGCCGCTGGTGGGCCGCGCAGGGCACCGGCGCGTGGACCGGACGCAGCCTCACGAGCGCGACGTCGATCAGCGTCTCGAAGGTCGACAGGCTGGCGGACGCCTCTCTCAGCTATTCCTCGTTCAACGGCTGGGCCGAACGTGGCAAGGACATGGACCTGTTCCGCCTGTCGAAGGAATGCTGGCGTTCACGCGCCTACGGCGACTTCTTCTCGCACATGCTCGTCGCGCAGGGAAGCGTCGACATCGCGCCCGAACCGGAGCTCGAGGACTACGACATGGCGGCGCTCGTGCCCATCGTCACCGAGGCGGGCGGCCGCTTCACCGGCCTCGACGGACGCCCCGGCTGCTGGAGCGGCAACGGCGTCTCGACGAACGGCCTGCTCCACGACGAGGTGCTCGCTCGTCTCGGCGACGACTCCCCCGCGCCGTCCCTCATCCCGGGCGAGTGA
- a CDS encoding NAD(P)/FAD-dependent oxidoreductase — protein MGIAHKSATRHRVVIIGSGFGGLFAATQFKDEDVDVVLISSTTHHLFQPLLYQVATGILSEGVIAPSTREVLKKVKNVEVFQGTVSDIDVQNKRVFAQLLDSTQTYDYDSLIVAAGAGQSYFGNDHFAEFAPGMKSIDDALELRGRIFGAFETAEVAAAAGEWDDVRTLLTFVVVGAGPTGVEMAGQISELANRTLAEDFRHINPKDARIVLVDAAPQVLPPFGKNLGEKAKKQLESMGVEVLLGQMVTNVDATGIEMKTQDGTVTRIDSACKVWAAGVAASPLGKLLGDKTGAEVDRAGRISVQPDLTLPGHPEIFVVGDMMSLDKLPGVAQVAIQGGKFAAKSILAGVKGEPAPAKFKYFDKGSMATISRFSAVTKVGRLETEGFIAWLMWLGVHLVYIIGFKSRLSTMLSWAVAFASDSRDERTTTEQQVHARLAIAELGEKYHPSVDVPGLLELSKGSAQLEAVDGADAPALEKQSETPKA, from the coding sequence ATGGGTATTGCACACAAGAGCGCCACGCGCCACCGCGTCGTCATCATCGGCTCCGGCTTCGGCGGTCTGTTCGCCGCGACCCAGTTCAAGGACGAGGACGTCGACGTCGTCCTCATCTCCTCGACGACGCATCACCTGTTCCAGCCGCTGCTGTACCAGGTCGCGACCGGCATCCTCAGCGAGGGCGTCATCGCCCCGAGCACGCGCGAGGTGCTCAAGAAGGTCAAGAACGTCGAGGTATTCCAGGGGACGGTCAGCGACATCGACGTCCAGAACAAGCGCGTCTTCGCGCAACTGCTGGACTCGACCCAGACGTACGACTACGACTCGCTCATCGTCGCGGCCGGCGCGGGGCAGTCGTACTTCGGCAATGACCACTTCGCCGAGTTCGCGCCCGGCATGAAGAGCATCGACGACGCGCTCGAGCTGCGAGGTCGCATCTTCGGTGCCTTCGAGACAGCGGAAGTGGCCGCGGCCGCCGGCGAGTGGGACGACGTGCGCACGCTGCTGACGTTCGTCGTCGTCGGGGCCGGCCCGACGGGCGTCGAGATGGCCGGGCAGATCAGCGAACTCGCCAACCGCACCCTCGCCGAGGACTTCCGCCACATCAACCCCAAGGACGCGCGCATCGTCCTCGTCGATGCGGCGCCGCAGGTGCTGCCACCGTTCGGCAAGAACCTCGGCGAGAAGGCGAAGAAGCAGCTCGAGAGCATGGGCGTCGAGGTGCTGCTCGGGCAGATGGTGACGAATGTCGACGCCACGGGCATCGAGATGAAGACGCAGGACGGCACCGTCACCCGCATCGACTCCGCGTGCAAGGTGTGGGCCGCAGGCGTCGCCGCGAGCCCGCTCGGCAAGCTGCTCGGTGACAAGACGGGCGCCGAGGTCGACCGCGCCGGGCGCATCTCCGTGCAGCCCGACCTGACGCTGCCCGGCCACCCGGAGATCTTCGTCGTCGGCGACATGATGAGCCTCGACAAGCTGCCCGGCGTCGCGCAGGTGGCGATCCAGGGCGGAAAGTTCGCGGCCAAGTCGATCCTCGCGGGCGTCAAGGGTGAGCCGGCCCCGGCGAAGTTCAAGTACTTCGACAAGGGCTCGATGGCGACGATCTCCCGTTTTTCGGCCGTGACGAAGGTGGGCCGCCTCGAGACGGAGGGGTTCATCGCGTGGCTCATGTGGCTCGGCGTTCACCTCGTCTACATCATCGGCTTCAAGTCGCGCCTGTCGACGATGCTGAGCTGGGCCGTCGCGTTCGCGAGCGACAGCCGCGACGAGCGCACCACCACGGAGCAGCAGGTCCACGCGCGTCTCGCGATCGCCGAACTCGGGGAGAAGTACCACCCGAGCGTCGACGTGCCCGGCCTGCTCGAGCTGTCGAAGGGCAGCGCGCAGCTCGAAGCCGTTGACGGTGCGGACGCGCCGGCGCTCGAGAAGCAGTCTGAGACGCCGAAGGCCTGA
- a CDS encoding FHA domain-containing protein, translated as MSERGREPYPIQWNAPATGTAQPAWAGPRPDAQLDAPAGQADAPAAAGGRSSGDAPATPQQRDARQTDASSADEQGVGPAAPGQLGNPWNDAQPAATPVGWAGEQQPAGRPAPGDAGQHAAPSAPHAVGSDPADGASESPRHDQADGDADQAPRGGASPVGAVPAPAADAQATSPSNGYPSAPPSGGYPSAPPSGGYASAPPSNGYSSSGYESAPPQVVGQNDDLPEDSLTIGRSRSNSIVLDDMLVSRRHVVITADDEGLLLRDLGSRNGTFVNGRRVEQTLLHEGDRIGIGASTFEVRDGWLVSV; from the coding sequence ATGAGCGAACGAGGCCGCGAGCCGTACCCCATCCAGTGGAACGCGCCCGCCACGGGCACCGCGCAGCCGGCGTGGGCCGGGCCGCGACCAGATGCTCAGCTCGACGCGCCCGCCGGCCAGGCTGACGCTCCGGCTGCCGCCGGCGGACGCTCGTCGGGCGATGCCCCGGCCACGCCGCAGCAGAGGGATGCGCGACAGACGGACGCGAGCTCGGCCGACGAGCAGGGCGTCGGCCCGGCCGCTCCCGGGCAGCTCGGCAACCCGTGGAACGACGCCCAGCCCGCCGCCACGCCCGTGGGGTGGGCAGGCGAACAGCAGCCCGCCGGGCGGCCTGCGCCCGGCGATGCAGGTCAGCACGCGGCGCCCTCGGCGCCTCACGCGGTGGGCTCCGACCCCGCTGACGGTGCATCCGAGTCGCCGCGCCACGACCAGGCCGACGGCGACGCCGACCAGGCACCCCGCGGTGGCGCCTCACCCGTCGGAGCCGTGCCCGCGCCGGCAGCCGACGCGCAGGCGACGAGCCCGTCGAACGGCTACCCGTCGGCACCTCCGTCGGGTGGTTACCCGTCCGCACCTCCGTCTGGGGGCTATGCGTCGGCTCCCCCGTCGAACGGGTACTCCTCGAGCGGGTACGAGTCGGCGCCGCCGCAGGTCGTCGGCCAGAACGACGATCTGCCGGAGGACTCGCTGACGATCGGGCGCAGCCGCAGCAACAGCATCGTGCTCGACGACATGCTCGTCTCGCGCCGGCACGTCGTCATCACTGCGGACGATGAGGGTCTGCTGCTGCGCGATCTCGGGTCGCGCAACGGCACGTTCGTCAACGGGCGCCGCGTCGAGCAGACATTGCTGCACGAAGGCGACCGCATCGGCATCGGCGCGTCCACCTTCGAGGTGCGCGACGGCTGGCTCGTCTCGGTCTGA
- a CDS encoding FHA domain-containing protein: MQELTVQVDGHVVRLQPGESATIGRGRDCDITIVDVDVSRRHAQVSAQGEWWQVRDLDSSNGTWVDGQRVRGYRDLRGGEDVRLGGPRGTRVEFSRSSTPAGEQVARSVDPNGASPSQAPPEATSISVPMPRRSSGASSAAPTPDATTGSSLKTGPIRLPRPPQAPAERRASGDVFQGWTGQLEPEPTGRMTVQGAVPQAMALPSGTITIGRGTENEIVVRDLLASRRHARLVPQGDSFAVEDLGSSNGTYINGARITRGTLREDDLLAVGHTRFTLKNGRLVASEDEGDVTFVANHLSFSLPDGKKLLDDVSFGLEGSSLVAVIGPSGAGKSTLLKALIGAQKATEGEVYYDGRDLYDNYEDLRHRIGVVPQDDVVHPELTVRQALRYAAELRFPADLDRESREARVEEVIDELGLTEHAATQVSRLSGGQRKRTSVALELLTRPSLLFLDEPTSGLDPGLDKRVMLTLRGLADGGRTVVVITHNVASLGVCDRVLMLAPGGRVAYFGPPDEMLPYFSASDHADVFNTVTDDPQRSQDVFRSSAMMDSQVSAPLSAPRPSAASQRDVPPRQQSIFRQLSTLIRRQFRVIAADRGFVAFMLLLPIALAGLAMLVPGTHGLKTVFFEQELIANGGDPGKVTLRAEGTQIMTLIVMGSVFMGLAATIRELVAERPIFLREKAVGLSPFAYIGSKVVTYGLLVAVQCAILVLLVIAGKGAPTAPVALANTTLETFVLAFLTGLAAVAIGLALSSFAKTNEQVMPMLVIVIMGALVFSGGLFDLDSQLMRGLGSIFPSRWGLAMGAQTADVKTSMTIPGRSRSWDPFWVRDTDHWLIAASALIAIFVVGTTIAWWSSRRRKSM, from the coding sequence ATGCAAGAACTGACGGTGCAGGTCGACGGGCACGTCGTGCGGTTGCAACCAGGTGAGAGCGCGACGATCGGCCGCGGCCGCGACTGCGACATCACGATCGTCGACGTCGACGTCTCGCGACGCCACGCTCAGGTGAGCGCGCAGGGCGAGTGGTGGCAGGTGCGTGACCTCGACAGCTCGAACGGCACCTGGGTCGACGGCCAGCGCGTGCGCGGTTACCGCGATCTGCGCGGTGGTGAGGACGTCCGCCTCGGCGGGCCCCGTGGGACGCGAGTCGAGTTCTCGCGAAGTTCCACCCCAGCAGGTGAGCAGGTCGCGCGCAGTGTCGACCCGAACGGCGCTAGCCCGTCACAGGCCCCGCCCGAGGCGACCTCGATCTCCGTGCCGATGCCGCGTCGCAGCAGCGGCGCGTCGAGCGCTGCGCCCACGCCCGACGCCACGACCGGTTCGAGCCTGAAGACCGGCCCGATCCGGCTGCCCCGCCCCCCGCAGGCCCCCGCCGAGCGACGTGCGAGCGGCGACGTGTTCCAGGGATGGACCGGGCAGCTCGAGCCCGAACCCACCGGCCGCATGACCGTCCAGGGCGCCGTCCCACAAGCCATGGCCCTGCCGTCGGGCACCATCACCATCGGTCGCGGCACCGAGAACGAGATCGTCGTGCGCGACCTGCTCGCGAGCCGGCGTCACGCCCGCCTTGTGCCGCAGGGCGACAGCTTCGCCGTCGAGGATCTCGGCAGCAGCAACGGCACCTACATCAACGGTGCGCGCATCACCCGCGGCACCTTGCGCGAGGACGACCTGCTCGCCGTCGGCCACACCCGATTCACGCTGAAGAACGGGCGTCTCGTCGCGAGCGAGGACGAAGGCGACGTCACCTTCGTCGCCAACCACCTGTCGTTCTCGCTGCCCGACGGCAAGAAGCTGCTCGACGACGTCAGTTTCGGCCTCGAAGGATCGAGTCTCGTCGCCGTCATCGGCCCCTCGGGTGCGGGCAAGTCGACGCTGCTCAAGGCCCTCATCGGCGCCCAGAAGGCTACCGAGGGCGAGGTCTACTACGACGGACGAGACCTCTACGACAACTACGAGGATCTGCGTCACCGTATCGGCGTCGTCCCGCAGGACGACGTCGTCCACCCCGAGCTGACGGTCCGTCAGGCCCTGCGGTACGCGGCCGAGCTGCGCTTCCCCGCCGACCTCGATCGTGAGTCGCGCGAGGCCCGCGTCGAGGAGGTCATCGACGAACTAGGGCTGACGGAGCACGCCGCCACCCAGGTCTCACGCCTGTCCGGTGGCCAACGCAAACGCACGTCCGTTGCCCTCGAGCTGCTGACGCGCCCGTCGCTGCTCTTCCTCGACGAACCGACCTCCGGCCTCGACCCGGGCCTCGACAAGCGCGTCATGCTGACGCTGCGCGGCCTCGCCGACGGCGGCCGCACCGTCGTCGTCATCACGCACAACGTCGCGAGCCTCGGCGTCTGCGACCGGGTGCTCATGCTCGCACCGGGTGGACGTGTCGCCTACTTCGGCCCGCCCGACGAGATGCTGCCCTACTTCTCGGCGAGCGATCACGCCGATGTGTTCAACACCGTCACCGACGACCCGCAGCGCTCGCAGGATGTGTTCCGCTCCTCGGCGATGATGGACAGCCAGGTGTCCGCTCCCCTGAGCGCGCCGCGCCCGTCCGCGGCGTCGCAGCGGGACGTGCCACCGCGTCAGCAGTCGATCTTTCGTCAGCTGTCGACGCTCATCCGACGCCAGTTCAGGGTCATCGCGGCCGACCGCGGCTTCGTCGCCTTCATGCTGCTGCTCCCCATCGCCCTCGCGGGCCTGGCGATGCTCGTACCGGGCACGCACGGGCTGAAGACGGTCTTCTTCGAGCAGGAACTCATCGCCAACGGGGGCGACCCCGGCAAGGTGACGCTGCGGGCTGAAGGAACCCAGATCATGACGCTCATCGTCATGGGATCGGTCTTCATGGGGTTGGCCGCCACCATCCGCGAACTCGTCGCCGAGCGCCCGATCTTCTTGCGGGAGAAGGCCGTCGGACTGTCACCCTTCGCCTACATCGGCAGCAAGGTCGTCACGTACGGGCTGCTCGTCGCGGTGCAGTGCGCCATCCTCGTCCTGCTCGTCATCGCGGGCAAGGGCGCGCCGACCGCCCCCGTCGCGCTCGCCAACACGACGCTCGAGACGTTCGTCCTCGCCTTCCTGACGGGGCTCGCGGCTGTCGCGATCGGCCTCGCGTTGTCGAGCTTCGCGAAGACGAACGAGCAGGTCATGCCGATGCTCGTCATCGTCATCATGGGCGCGCTGGTCTTCTCGGGTGGGCTGTTCGATCTCGACAGCCAGCTCATGCGCGGCCTCGGCAGCATCTTCCCGAGCCGTTGGGGCCTGGCCATGGGTGCCCAGACCGCCGACGTCAAGACGAGCATGACGATCCCCGGCCGTTCCCGCTCGTGGGATCCGTTCTGGGTGCGGGACACCGACCACTGGCTCATCGCCGCGTCCGCGCTGATCGCCATCTTCGTGGTCGGCACGACCATCGCCTGGTGGAGCTCGCGCCGCCGCAAGAGCATGTGA
- a CDS encoding endonuclease/exonuclease/phosphatase family protein translates to MTRPAGRVRRVLGVVIALACLLTAALCALMWCDVLIGNVVPVLQALTPVWVLIAAVMLVAAVLVRRRAALLAALPMLVAATAAGVALAQHPSPPSSVQHAAGQRHLRVLALNLEFGGADAGAVAAEVARVRPDVVVMPETTAVKLRLLDAAGLGGQLPYRASGLVDDGSRGTAVLSRYPLHTLDDGRHLGAYDLQMPIVTVAAPGADVTVHGVHTYPPLQDGANQWRPQLEALGRWQRGENAPHLVMAGDFNASAAHPAFRHLADGLIDAFPARHGNWPPTWPQDAVVPPFAQIDHILTRGFVPVDAGTFTVPGTDHAGVWSDLRY, encoded by the coding sequence GTGACGAGGCCCGCAGGCCGCGTTCGTCGCGTGCTCGGTGTCGTCATCGCGCTCGCGTGCCTGCTCACTGCCGCGCTGTGCGCTCTCATGTGGTGCGACGTGCTCATCGGCAACGTCGTGCCCGTTCTGCAGGCGCTCACGCCGGTCTGGGTGCTGATCGCCGCGGTGATGCTCGTCGCGGCGGTGCTCGTACGCCGGCGCGCGGCGCTCCTCGCGGCGCTTCCCATGCTCGTCGCTGCAACGGCGGCAGGCGTGGCACTCGCGCAGCATCCGAGCCCGCCGTCGTCGGTGCAGCATGCTGCCGGCCAGCGGCACCTGCGTGTCCTCGCGCTCAACCTCGAGTTCGGAGGCGCTGACGCAGGCGCCGTCGCCGCTGAGGTCGCCCGGGTGCGCCCGGACGTCGTCGTCATGCCCGAGACAACGGCCGTGAAGCTGCGCCTGCTCGACGCCGCGGGTCTGGGTGGGCAGTTGCCGTACCGCGCCTCGGGGCTCGTCGACGACGGCTCACGCGGCACGGCCGTCCTGTCGCGCTACCCGCTGCACACGCTTGACGACGGCCGCCACCTCGGCGCCTACGACCTGCAGATGCCGATCGTGACGGTCGCAGCACCCGGCGCCGATGTCACCGTGCACGGCGTGCACACCTACCCGCCGCTGCAGGACGGCGCGAACCAGTGGCGCCCGCAGCTCGAGGCGCTGGGACGCTGGCAACGCGGCGAGAACGCGCCGCACCTCGTGATGGCGGGCGATTTCAACGCCTCGGCGGCGCACCCGGCGTTCCGGCATCTCGCGGACGGACTCATCGACGCCTTTCCCGCCCGGCATGGCAACTGGCCGCCGACGTGGCCGCAGGACGCCGTCGTGCCGCCGTTCGCCCAGATCGACCACATCCTCACGCGTGGTTTCGTGCCCGTCGACGCGGGCACCTTCACCGTCCCCGGCACTGATCATGCCGGCGTGTGGAGCGACCTGCGCTACTGA
- a CDS encoding RNA-binding S4 domain-containing protein, which translates to MSMTSGVEGSVRIDAWLWAVRLYKTRSAATTACRAGHVRMNGATVKPSTSVTVGADLRVRQQGFDRIVHVTGLVKKRVGAPVAAQCYVESTPPRQREIIPQIPVRDRGAGRPTKKDRREMERLRHGGAR; encoded by the coding sequence ATGAGCATGACGTCGGGGGTGGAGGGCAGCGTCCGCATCGATGCCTGGTTGTGGGCTGTCCGGTTGTACAAGACCCGCTCGGCGGCGACGACCGCCTGTCGCGCCGGGCACGTCCGCATGAACGGTGCGACCGTCAAGCCGTCGACGAGCGTGACGGTGGGCGCCGATCTGCGCGTGCGGCAGCAGGGCTTCGACCGCATCGTGCATGTCACGGGCCTGGTCAAGAAGCGCGTCGGGGCGCCCGTCGCGGCGCAGTGCTACGTCGAGTCGACGCCGCCGCGCCAGCGCGAGATCATCCCGCAGATCCCGGTGCGTGACCGCGGCGCTGGGCGTCCGACGAAGAAAGACCGCCGTGAGATGGAGCGCCTGCGTCACGGGGGAGCGCGGTGA